From Coffea arabica cultivar ET-39 chromosome 10e, Coffea Arabica ET-39 HiFi, whole genome shotgun sequence, one genomic window encodes:
- the LOC140015411 gene encoding uncharacterized protein: MLPKDDRDQLLRITNNSFTYDGGEHVKPALIKQLNSQYRSRRYNFHMLFKKCGSKEEALAHRPEYVEESDWIYLCDYYCSPEFKALSERNKLNRSKQQTAHTAGTKSFLRHKDDREAKEGRTVGPIELYDMTHFCRKKNAMVDETSAEKLSKMKDLQLEAQSSGVNRTEEDICIEVTGRITGYVRGRGPSKASLITQKLAEIEEFKKRAEQAEKRSVELEVQVQSQQQLMQRLENQQAEMQNQQLEMQELLKALRAELQSKNQGNGNASGSNS, translated from the exons ATGCTTCCTAAAGATGATAGAGATCAACTGCTAAGAATTACTAAT AATAGTTTCACTTATGATGGAGGAGAGCATGTGAAACCAGCTTTAAttaagcaattaaattcacagtaTAGAAGTCGACGTTATAATTTTCACATGCTATTCAAAAAATGTGGCTCTAAGGAGGAAGCTCTTGCACATCGACCAGAATATGTGGAAGAATCAGATTGGATTTACCTTTGCGATTACTATTGTAGTCCAGAATTCAAG GCCTTAAGTGAGCGAAATAAGCTGAATAGATCAAAGCAGCAAACTGCCCATACAGCTGGAACAAAATCATTTTTACGTCATAAGGATGACCGG GAAGCTAAGGAGGGAAGGACAGTTGGACCAATTGAACTTTATGACATGACACATTTTTGTCGAAAGAAGAATGCTATGGTTGATGAGACATCAGCTGAAAAACTG AGCAAAATGAAGGACTTACAGCTAGAAGCTCAATCTAGTGGTGTAAATCGAACCGAAGAAGACATCTGTATTGAGGTGACTGGGCGTATAACTGGATATGTACGTGGTCGTGGCCCCTCCAAGGCTAGTTTAATTACACAAAAACTTGCAGAGATAGAAGAATTCAAGAAAAGGGCAGAACAAGCTGAGAAACGATCAGTTGAATTGGAAGTTCAAGTCCAATCTCAACAGCAGCTGATGCAAAGGCTTGAGAATCAACAAGCTGAAATGCAAAACCAGCAGCTTGAAATGCAGGAACTCCTTAAGGCTTTACGAGCAGAATTGCAGTCCAAGAACCAAGGCAATGGAAATGCATCTGGTAGTAATAGCTG a